The region AATCGTTGCCCGCATACATGGCCTTGACGGAACCGGTCTTCTGATCGACCGCAATGCCGCCCACCTGAATGCTTTCCGGCATGCCTTCCGGCCGGGTGTCGCCGACCTGTTGGATCTCGTCCTGCATGCCCTTGTCAAGCGTGGTGACAATCTTGTAGCCGCCGGTTTCCAAATCGTCGGCGGTGAACGCCTTGGAATTGACCAGTTCGTTCTTCACCGTGGTCAGCAGATACCCGTTGGCGCCTGCCATCTGGTTGTTCTGCTGGATTTCCGCCACGGCGGGGAACTGCGCTTCCTTCTTTTCCTTGGCGGTGATGTAGCCATCTTCCCTCATGATGTTGAGCACGCGGTCGTATCGCTTTTCAGCCTGCTCAGGGTTGACGGCCGGATCCCATGAGCTCGGCGCAGGAATGATGCCTGCCAGCATGGCGGATTCCGACAAGGTCAGATCACTGGCGTTCTTGTTGAAATACGCCTTCGCCGCCGCCTGGATGCCATACGCGCCACGACCAAGGTAAATCGTGTTCATGTAATTGCAAAGCACCTGGCTTTTATCTTGTGCCTGCGCGATCTTGATGGCCAGGAACGCTTCCCTGAGCTTGCCGGAATACGACGTGGTTTCGCCCAGATAATATCGTTCCGCATACTGCTGGGTGATAGTCGAACCACCTTGCCTGCTGCCGGTGGTCAAGTTCGTATACAGCGCTCGCGCGATGCCATACAGGTCGATGCCCTTGTTGGTGTAGAAGGATCGGTCTTCCGATGCGACGATCGCGTTGCCCACGTAATCAGGCAGTACCGCACAGTCGATGATTTCGCGGTTTTGCTCCGCGTAACTGCCGATTTCCGTAGTGCCGTCGGCATAGTAGACGGTTGTTTTTTCGGCGAGGGCGAACTTCTCCGGTTCAGGGATTTCCGTGGTGATATACATGTAGGCGAACAGGCCGATTCCTGCCGCGAGCAGCGCCGCGAAGATGCCGAGTACCCACTTCAGTACGAGATGCTTGCGCTTGTTCTGCTTTTTCTTAGGTCCGTTGGCGCGGTGCGATCCGTGGTTCTGCGGCTTGGGCGCGCTATGGGATGCGTTGCTGCGATTGCTGCTGGCGCCACCGTTGCGGGCGCTTCTTGAGCGTGAGCTTACGCTTCGTGTGTGTGAAACCATAGGTTCCACCGTAGCTGATTGACTTGAGAAATCAGGTGGAAATGGGGCACGTTTGCTTTGGTAGGGCCATTTTTGCGCAGCTCTTTTACAAATCGACAGTTTGCAGGACGTTGCCTCAATATCGG is a window of Bifidobacterium catenulatum DSM 16992 = JCM 1194 = LMG 11043 DNA encoding:
- a CDS encoding transglycosylase domain-containing protein, which gives rise to MVSHTRSVSSRSRSARNGGASSNRSNASHSAPKPQNHGSHRANGPKKKQNKRKHLVLKWVLGIFAALLAAGIGLFAYMYITTEIPEPEKFALAEKTTVYYADGTTEIGSYAEQNREIIDCAVLPDYVGNAIVASEDRSFYTNKGIDLYGIARALYTNLTTGSRQGGSTITQQYAERYYLGETTSYSGKLREAFLAIKIAQAQDKSQVLCNYMNTIYLGRGAYGIQAAAKAYFNKNASDLTLSESAMLAGIIPAPSSWDPAVNPEQAEKRYDRVLNIMREDGYITAKEKKEAQFPAVAEIQQNNQMAGANGYLLTTVKNELVNSKAFTADDLETGGYKIVTTLDKGMQDEIQQVGDTRPEGMPESIQVGGIAVDQKTGSVKAMYAGNDYLTKQLNNVTQSTFEPGSTMKPFGLLGAAQEGVNFNTLFNGNSGLTFETTPGTTAQVPNALNTNWGYINLYQATANSVNTVFMEVNKHLGAANLAKIAHQAGIEGDIAEDTTYNILGINGITVWDLAQGHSTIANDGVKNTLHIVDKVLTSDGSKELYKTAQENQQVFEANDCHLVQKAMQGTTTYGTAAGVSARLGRQVAGKSGTANDEKAASFVGYTPQLLNVWAIWNPAEDGSAQEVPPFAGYGVSSTGYPSHLFEEFMSLALQNQEVLTFTEPTDNGKIGGPDGTWGTGAQKTQTRQSQEVPKVEENTEQTTPDPTQNSDQNSSGDGDGDGENSDNGSNGDGSGTGDGSGSDGSGAAGGAGGSTGNGDGTSGGGQPSGAQ